GCCTGGCCGCCCGGCACGTCCTCGCCGTCGACGGTGGCGTTCAGGTCGATCTGGACGAAGTCGCCCTCGGCGGCGGCGCGCTCGACGGTCTTGAGGGTGGCGAACCGCTCACGCAGGTTCTTCACCTGCTCGTCGATCTCGCTCTCGTCGATCTGCAGCTCGTCGACGGTCACCTCGATGGTCGTGGCGTCGGGGAGGGTGATCTCCGGTCGGACGTCCACCTCGGCGGTGAAGTTCAGCGAGTCACCGTCGTTGAACTCGGTGATCTCGACCTCGGGACGCCCCAGCGTCTTGAGGTCGTGCTCGCGTACCGCGGCGAGGATGTTCTCCGGGATGGCGTCCTGGACCGCCTCGTTGAGGACGGTGCCCCGGCCCACCCGCTGGTCGATCACCGCGGTCGGCACCTTGCCCCGGCGGAAGCCCGGGACCTGGACCTGCGAACCGATCTCCCGGTACGCCTTCTTGAGGCTCGGCTCGAGCTCGACGAACGGCACCTCGATGGCGAGCCGCACGCGCGTCGGGCTCAGAGTCTCGACGGTGCTCTTCACAGGCGTACTCCTTGACGGATCTCAGTTGAGTGTGGGCGTGGATTCAGCCCATCGAGTGTAGGTGAGCCGGCCTGACGCTCCGGCATCGCCCGGGGACCGCACGGAAAACTCGGGCGGCACCCGGGGCTGCCCGGCCGCGGACGACAGTCGGGGTGGCGGGATTTGAACCCACGGCCCCTCGCTCCCAAAGCGAGTGCGCTACCAAGCTGCGCCACACCCCGTGGCGACGTGCAGTCTATGCCGTCGCCGCTCCCGGGACGTGCCGGGGCCGCCCCCACCCGGACACAATCCCCCGAAAGCCGCGGGCGGCGGGCAAGATCCACACAACTTCGGGGAAAGTGTGGCCTCCCGGCGCGCGGAGACCACTACATCCCTGAAGTTGTGTGGATCTTGGGCGCATCGCGACGCGGCACAGGGCGACGCGGTGGCGCAGGGCGGTGGCGTGGCTGCGCGGTCGGCAGGGGCATTGGGTACGCTGTCGGCGCATCCCGTTCCGGTGGGATGCACGCGGGCGTAGCTCAATGGCAGAGCTTCAGTCTTCCAAACTGACGGTGCGGGTTCGATTCCCGTCGCCCGCTCCATCGACAAAGGCCCAGGTCGACCGCATGATCGCGGCACCTGGGCCTTTCGCTTCTCCCCCACTCTGGATCCTGCGTGCCATCCGCGTTCCATTCACGGTCGGCGTCGGCCATTTCCGGTGGTGCGGCGGTCCATCGCCTGGACGATCTCGCGACCACGCTCGCTGGTGGCGTGCTGGCTGCGGCGAGGGTGTCCGGTGTGGCGCAGGTCGTGGAAGTGGAAGCCGGCCAGGCCCAGCGAGGCGACTGTTCTGGTCCACTTCACCGCCCGAGCGAAGGTGCCGGAACGCCGCGGCGCCCCCCTTCGCCGCCGATCGATGAAACAGCGAAACCGGTGCGCGCAACGCGACGTCCCGCAACCATGGGCGGATGGGGCGTCCATCGGAGCCGGCGCAGACCGGGGACATCCTGCGCGGCGAGGAGGACGCCCAGCAGGCCAGCTTCCTGGAGCTGTTCTTCGACCTGGTGTTGGTCTTCGCCCTGGTCGGGGTCGTAGGCCGGATGGTGCCGGAACTTCTCTCCGACAGCGCTGGCATGCGCTGGCTGGCGCTGTTGGACCTCGTCGTTCTGGGCCTGCCGCTGCTCTGGCTGTGGACGACCACCGCGTACGTCACGAGCCGGTTCGACTACCGCAACCGCTGGATTCAACTGCTGGTCCTGGTCAGCGCGTTCGGCCTGCTGATCATGGCGACGTCCCTGTACGAGTTCGAGCAACGCGGCGCCGCCTTCGCCGTTGTGTACGTGTTGCTGCACATCGGACGCCCCTTGCTGCTCCGGCCGTTGTTGCGGGAGCACAAGGAGGTACGGGCGCTCTACACCCGTCTGGCCATCTGGGCCAGCGTCTCCGGCGTGATCTGGCTCGCCGGGGCGGCGATGCGCGGAAACCACCGGATCGCCCTGTGGTTGATCGCCATCACCGTGGACATGGTCGTGGCGCGGTTCAGATGGCCGGTGCCCGGCATGGGCCGACCACCGAGCAGCGCGTGGGCGATGGCCAGCAGCCGATACCTCCCCGAGCGCTACCAGCAACTGTTGCTGATCGCGCTCGGCGAGACGGTGCTGGCCATAGGCCTCGCCTACGCCAATCACCCCACCACGCTCGCCGCAAAGGCGGCCCTGGTGATCACGTTCCTGTCGTCCGTGCTGATGTGGCGGATCTACTTCTATCGCGCTGGCCAGGTGCTGGCCGAGGCCGTCGAGATGTCGTCGAACCGAGCAGTTGCCGGCGGTATCGTCGGCGTGGCCCATGTGCTCATGGTGCTCGGCATCACCGCCACTGCGGCTGGCTCGGAAATCGTGCTGGCGCACCCCCAGGGGCCCTCCGCGCCGGCCTGGCTCGCGGTCATCCTCGGCGGGCCGGCGCTCTTCCTGTTCGGCCGCAGTCGGCTGGAACGGGTCGTCTTCAACCGGCTCGCCGTGCGCCGGCTCGTCGGCATCGCCGCTCTGGCTCTGCTGGCGCCGCCGCTGTTCTTCGGCCCGCCGCTGCTGGCCGCCATCGCCGCTGCCGTCGTGCTGCTCGGGGTCGCCGTCGCGGACGCTCGACGCGCCGCCGGCAGTCCACCGGAGGCCCCGTCCCCGTCCGCCTAGTGGCGACGGCCGTATCCAGTCCGCAAGAGGTCCACAGACGATGGGGAAGCGTTGGGGGATGTCGGAAGGATTTCCGCTGCTAAACCCCCATGCGCCCAGGTCGGCGGCATGGGCAGTTTGATCTCATGATTCTCCGGTCACCGTGCCATCCACGTACCAGTGGCCGGTACCTGGGCCGGTCGGCTGCTCCCCGCTTCGGTCCTGCGTGCGCCGCTGCCGGTGCGGTCAGTCATGACGGCAGGACGATCGCCGCGAGGATGCCGGCCACGACCAGTGCGGGGACGGCGGACAGGCTGCCTGTCAGCAACGCGGAGCGCCTCCGGCTACGGGTGACCAGGAGCCAGAGCGCCACCAGACTGATCAGCAGGGCGAGGAACAGCGCTGGCGTGGCCGTGTAGAGCCCGAACATCAGCATCCCCGACCGGTCGGAGTCGCAGCCCTCGTGACAGTCCGCCGGGACGTCCCCGGACAGCAGGCTCAGATACACGCCGAACGACACGACGAGTGCGCCGTACCAGCCGAGCATCACCAGGAGCGAAGCCCTCGGGTCGGTCCGGGGTGGACCAGCAACGTCCGGACGTGCCGCCGACAGGGTCATGCGGCGAATTGTTCACCACTCGCAGCGATCGGGTCGGCCTGGACAGGGCGGCACAGCCCGGCCCGCTCCGAGAGCACTCGCGTCCGCCCGATCTCGGCCACCCGACTGAGGTGTCTTGACAGGTGTCGATCTATGCACTGGTGTAAGGACCAGTGACATCGACGTCCGTCAGGAGGGCACATGATCGTCCGACGACGGTGGACAGCTGCCGCCACCACAGCGATCCTGATCAGCGCGGTACTGTCCCACCCCGGTCCGGGCACCGCGGCACCCGCCGCCTCACCCGCACCGGTCACCCTGACCAGCACCGAGACCGCCCTGGTCCGGGTGCAACTGCGCGATCAGGCGCAGCTCGACCGGCTGGTCGCCGCCGGTGCCGACCTGGCCAACCGGCCTCGGGCCCGGGACGGGCGGATCCTCGCCGACCTGGTGCTCAACGGCGCCCAACTCGCCGACCTGACCGCGCAGGGCGCGACGGCCGTGCAGATCGTGCAGCGCGCCGGGGACGGCAGCCGGCACCACGCCGACAGCGTCCGCGCGGCACAGGCCCGCACCGCCGCAGGGCTGAGCGCTGCGGCACCCGGCCAGCGGACCACCGCCGCCGCGACGGCTGTCGACACCCTCCAGGTGCAGCAGGCGTACTGGTGGACCACGGGTGGGCAGACGTTCCTGCAGGCCCAGGTGGCCACCACCGCCACCGACGACCCGGACGTGGAGATCACCGTCAGCTGGCGGACGGCCGATGGCGCCACCGGAACGTTCCCGCTGTTCCGGTTCGAGGACTCCGGCGAGTACCAGTACCACTACGCGCTCCCCCAACCGGTGCCGAACCGGCCGGTCCAGCTCAGCGCCACCTCCAGCCTCGGCGGGGTCAGCCGGGTGGTCACCCCGGCGCTCTGGCCGAACGCCACCCCGCCGCCGCTGCCGGCCGGCTACCAGAAGGACTTCATCGACGCGTACCTGACGCCGGTGGACATCCAGGCGCGGATCAAGCGGTTAGCCCGCCAGTACCGGGACCTGGTGGACGTGATCGACCTGCCGAACCGGACCCAGGGGTACGGGCGCAACGCCGTCGCGTACCTGGGCGACCCGGCGGTGGCCGCCGTGGTGGTCGAGTCGGTCCGCTTCGGCGACCAGAGCATGAACGGCGTGCAGGTGCGGACGGTCGACCCGGGCCGGCGCAACCGCCCGCTGACCGTCGGCTACCGCGACCGGGTTCTCACGGTCTCGCTGGCCACCGACACCGCCGGCAAGACGGTGAGCACCACCGACGAGGTCGCGGCGGCGATCAACGCCCGCCAACCGAACCGTTTCCGGGCCTCCGTCGAGGACGGCTCGGCCGGGCTGCCGATGCCGGTCGCCGGCCTCGCCCGGCTCGACGACGGCCTCCAGGGCACCGAGGTGCCGGCGCGGCCGTGGACGGTGCAGGCGCTGCGCCTCGGCGTGCACCGGGACGGTTCCCGGGTCGGGGTGCTGGCGTACTCCCAGGAACACGCCCGGGAGTGGGCCACGCCGCTGGTGACGCTGGAGTTTGCCGAACGGATGCTGGCCAACGCCCGCACCGACCCGGCCACCCGTGAGCTGCTGGAGCAGGTCGACGTCTTCGTCATCCCGACGGTCAACCCGGACGGCGCGAACTACTCGTTCAACGACTTCAACTTCCAGCGCAAGAACCTGGTCAACCACTGCGCCGGGGCGGCCCGCGACCCGAAGAACCGCAACTCGTGGGGCGTCGACATCAACCGCAACTACACCGTCGGGTCGTACTTCGACGGCTACGTGGGTGCCAGCGCCAACTGCCTCTCCGGCAACTACGCGGGCACCGCCGAGCTGTCCGAACCGGAGAGCCGCAACGTGGTCGCGCTCGCCCAGGCCCACCCGAACATCAAGTTCGCGATGAACGTGCACTCGTACGGCGGGTACTTCATGTGGCCGCCGGGGGCGTACCGGGCGGACGGACGGATCACCCTGCCCCGGCCGTCGATCGACGAGTCGACGCTGTTCCTGAACAGCGCCCGGCGGATCGTCGGCGCCATCGCCCAGGAGCGCGGCACCGTCACCTGGCCGTCGCAGACCGGCCCGGTCGCCGACGTGCTCTACTCCGCCGCCGGGAACTCCGCCGACCAGCTCTACTACGAGCTGGGCATCTTCGCCTGGGACTTCGAGGTCGGCAACGACCGGTGGAACCCGGCCACCGGCGAGTGGGAGGGCGTCGGCTTCCAGCCGCCGTTCGACGAGGCGCACGGCGAGTCCCAGGAGTACGCGGGCGGGCTGGTGGAGCTGGTCCGGGTGGCCCGCGACTACGCCGCCGCCCAGGCTGCCGAGGGCTGATCTGCCGGCGGTGCCGCGTCCGGCCCTCGGACGCGGCACTGCCGGACCGGCCGTACGCAGCAGCAGCAGCAGCCCGAACGGGGTACCAGTCGGACCGGCCGGCCACGGATGAACCGTGGCCGGCCGGGTAAGCAGCGGCCCTGCCTGGTGGGGAGACGACCGGTGTCGCGGCGTGCTGCGACCGGGCGCACGGGCGGGCGGCGCTGGCCGGCCCGCCCGGGCGTACCCCGGGTCAGTTCGAGGAGATCCAGTTCCAGGCCGAGACGACCCACTCGGTCTGCTGGAGCCAGGCCACCCCGAGGCCGACGAGGAAGACCGCGGTCGCCAGGTGCGCGCCCCGCGCGCTGCGCCGGACCCGTCCCATCTGCCGCTCCAGCACCATCCGGCCGACCAGCCGGGACAGCGCGAACAGGCCGACCGCCACCAGCAGGCTCAGCACCAGCACCAGCAGCGGACCGCTCAGGTCGCCCTGACCGGAGAGCGCCCAAATCCCCCAGCACACGAACGCGAAGAGCCCCGCCGCCGCGCTCCACTCGCCGCCGCGACGCAACTGCGCCAGGCGCCAGCTCAGCGGCCGGCGGGGCGCCGGTTCGCCTGGCCAGCCGGTGCCGGTCGGCTCCTGCTCGACCACCGGGAACGGCTCGGTCCGCGGGCTGCGCGGCTGACCGACCGGGGCCACGCCCCGGCGGAACCCGTCTCGCTGCGTCGGCACCCCGACGCCGGCCTGCGGCGGCACCTCCACGGTCCGTTCCGCCCACGGCTGCGTCTGGTCTGCCATCTCGTCTCCCCCTGACCGGCGGCACACCACCGCCCGGTTCCGAGGGTAGCCAGCCGGCAAATCGGTCGCCGAGCCCGTCCGCGCACGCCCGGCACGACCGTGCCGAATCCCACCCCAAGCGAGTACGGTCGGCTGATGGGTGATCCGGACCGACGACGACGGCGCCTGCGCCACCACCCCGACTCTGAACCGGCCGGACGGGGCACCGACGGCCCGACGGTCAGCACGGCTGGGGTGCACGACGGCGCGGAGCCACCGACCCGCCGCCGGGGCCCGGCCGGCGACGAACGCGACGGCGAGCGAGGGCTGCGCGGGCTGGTCGGATCCGGCTCGTCGCAGGTGGGGCTGAGCGCCGCGCTGCGGGCCCGGGACGCGGCCCGGCCCACCGATGACGACCTGGCCGAGGCGGAGGCCCGGGTGGTGGTCGTCCGACGCAACTGGGTGCCCCGCGAGGAGCTACCCCGCCCGCCGCGCTGAGCGCCCGCTGGCCGGGTCAGGGCAGGTCGGGCAGCTGCCGGGTCAGCTCGTACTCGGCCACCTGGGCGATCCGGCGGGCGTGCCGCTCGTTGCCGGAGAACGGGGTGCTCAGGAACGCCTCGACGATGGCGGTCGCCTCGTCCAGGGTGTGCTGGCGGGCGCCGACCGCGACCACGTTCGCGTCGTTGTGCTGGCGGGCCAACTGGGCGGTCTCGACGCTCCAGGCCAGTGCGGCGCGGACCCCGGCGACCTTGTTCGCGGCGATCTGCTCACCGTTGCCGGACCCACCGATGACCACTCCGAGGCCGGTCTCGTCGGCCACCACCCGGTCGCCGGTGTGCAGGCAGAACGCGGGGTAGTCGTCGTCCGGGTCGTAGCCGTGCGGGCCGACGTCGACCACGTCGTACCCCTGCTTGGCCAGGTAGTTGGCCAGGTGCACCTTCAACTCGAAGCCGGCGTGATCGGAGCCCAGGTAGACGCGCATACCGGGCAGTCTGTCAGGCCGCCGTCGGGGACGCCGCAGGGGCGGCGTCCCCTGGCCGGGTTCGTCACACGGTCGTGCGGACGGTCACTCAGCGGGGCAGCTCGGCGACCACCAGGCCGCCGCGCGCCTTCGGGGTGAACCAGGTGCTCTTGCGCGGCATCTTCTCCCGCGCCAGATTCACCGCGACGAAGTCCGCCACGGTCACCGGCGCGATCAGAATGGCCAGCTCGGCCCGGCCGGCGTCGACCTCCCCGGTGAGCCAGCTCGCCGGGTAGTCACCGCCGACATAGGTGATCCGCTTGTCGCCCGGGTCCAGCCCCAGCGCGTCGCGCAGCAGCAGCCGCTCGACCAGGGCGTGGTCCAGGTTCTCCAGGCGGTCGCCGACGGTGGCGGGCAGGCGCACCGCGTACCCCTGGCCGGGGAGCTGGAGGTGGACGGTGCCGCCGGCCGCCGGAACCTCGACCCGGCCGTCGATCGGCTCGACCTCGGCGCCCGCCGCGCGCAGCCGGTCCAGCAGTTCCTCCGGCGTGGTGGTCAACTCGCTGACCAGCCGGTTGTACGGCTGGATGGCCACCGACGCGGGGGTGGTGACCACGGACAGGAAGCGCGGTAGCCCACCGGTCTGGGCGGCCAGGCTGCGGTGGTTGCCGTCGGCGACGACCAGCTCCCCGCCGCCGGCGAGGGCGGTGAGCGCGTCCTGCTCCGGGCCGGGGCCGAGCAGCCAGATGGCGTGCGTGCGCCCCGCCTGGTCGGTGTCCGTGGCGGCAGGCGCGCCGGACGCGTCGGTCGCCGCCGCGAGCGCGGCGTGCAGTTGGTCGCCGCACCCGGTCTGCAGCAGGAGTACGGGCGAGAGCAGGTGGCCCAGCGCGTCGGCCAGCGCCACCCGCTCACGCACCTTGGCGATGAAGACGTCCTCGTTGCGGATGACCAGGCCCGGCTCGTCGGCCCGGGTGGAGATCTGGTCGGTGTCCACCATCGCGAACAGCCCGTACGCGGGATCCTCGCCTGGTGCGCTGATCCGGTAGAGCACCACCACCTGCTCGGCGGGGGTGTAGCTGCCGTCGGCCTTGGCCTCGGCGAAGCGGGCCACCGCGTCCGGCAGCGCGTCGAGGAAGGACTTCCCCTGGCTCTCCGGCGCCCGGTGCGGCATCTCGATGCTGAGGGCACTGTGCGGGTTCGCCTCGATGATCGCGGTGATCTCCGCGTCGTCGGCGAACTCGTCGTAGTTCTGCGCGCCGGTGCCGCCAGTGGTGATCCAGGCCCGGGCGATCGGGTGTACGACCGTCATGCCCGCTGACGCTACCGGCGACGGCGTCGCCTCCGGACGGGGACCCGCACGGCGTCCACCAGATGAAAGTGCCGCAGCCTGGGCGGAGCGGTCAGCCGGCGCGGCCCGAGGTGCCGTTGTGCCGGCGGTGTCGACCGGCTGCGGCGGGTCCGCCGTTGCCCCGCCGGCCGGTCCCGGCAGGAC
The nucleotide sequence above comes from Micromonospora sp. NBC_00389. Encoded proteins:
- a CDS encoding low temperature requirement protein A, whose protein sequence is MGRPSEPAQTGDILRGEEDAQQASFLELFFDLVLVFALVGVVGRMVPELLSDSAGMRWLALLDLVVLGLPLLWLWTTTAYVTSRFDYRNRWIQLLVLVSAFGLLIMATSLYEFEQRGAAFAVVYVLLHIGRPLLLRPLLREHKEVRALYTRLAIWASVSGVIWLAGAAMRGNHRIALWLIAITVDMVVARFRWPVPGMGRPPSSAWAMASSRYLPERYQQLLLIALGETVLAIGLAYANHPTTLAAKAALVITFLSSVLMWRIYFYRAGQVLAEAVEMSSNRAVAGGIVGVAHVLMVLGITATAAGSEIVLAHPQGPSAPAWLAVILGGPALFLFGRSRLERVVFNRLAVRRLVGIAALALLAPPLFFGPPLLAAIAAAVVLLGVAVADARRAAGSPPEAPSPSA
- a CDS encoding M14 family zinc carboxypeptidase, which codes for MIVRRRWTAAATTAILISAVLSHPGPGTAAPAASPAPVTLTSTETALVRVQLRDQAQLDRLVAAGADLANRPRARDGRILADLVLNGAQLADLTAQGATAVQIVQRAGDGSRHHADSVRAAQARTAAGLSAAAPGQRTTAAATAVDTLQVQQAYWWTTGGQTFLQAQVATTATDDPDVEITVSWRTADGATGTFPLFRFEDSGEYQYHYALPQPVPNRPVQLSATSSLGGVSRVVTPALWPNATPPPLPAGYQKDFIDAYLTPVDIQARIKRLARQYRDLVDVIDLPNRTQGYGRNAVAYLGDPAVAAVVVESVRFGDQSMNGVQVRTVDPGRRNRPLTVGYRDRVLTVSLATDTAGKTVSTTDEVAAAINARQPNRFRASVEDGSAGLPMPVAGLARLDDGLQGTEVPARPWTVQALRLGVHRDGSRVGVLAYSQEHAREWATPLVTLEFAERMLANARTDPATRELLEQVDVFVIPTVNPDGANYSFNDFNFQRKNLVNHCAGAARDPKNRNSWGVDINRNYTVGSYFDGYVGASANCLSGNYAGTAELSEPESRNVVALAQAHPNIKFAMNVHSYGGYFMWPPGAYRADGRITLPRPSIDESTLFLNSARRIVGAIAQERGTVTWPSQTGPVADVLYSAAGNSADQLYYELGIFAWDFEVGNDRWNPATGEWEGVGFQPPFDEAHGESQEYAGGLVELVRVARDYAAAQAAEG
- a CDS encoding ribose-5-phosphate isomerase gives rise to the protein MRVYLGSDHAGFELKVHLANYLAKQGYDVVDVGPHGYDPDDDYPAFCLHTGDRVVADETGLGVVIGGSGNGEQIAANKVAGVRAALAWSVETAQLARQHNDANVVAVGARQHTLDEATAIVEAFLSTPFSGNERHARRIAQVAEYELTRQLPDLP
- a CDS encoding DUF1015 family protein; amino-acid sequence: MTVVHPIARAWITTGGTGAQNYDEFADDAEITAIIEANPHSALSIEMPHRAPESQGKSFLDALPDAVARFAEAKADGSYTPAEQVVVLYRISAPGEDPAYGLFAMVDTDQISTRADEPGLVIRNEDVFIAKVRERVALADALGHLLSPVLLLQTGCGDQLHAALAAATDASGAPAATDTDQAGRTHAIWLLGPGPEQDALTALAGGGELVVADGNHRSLAAQTGGLPRFLSVVTTPASVAIQPYNRLVSELTTTPEELLDRLRAAGAEVEPIDGRVEVPAAGGTVHLQLPGQGYAVRLPATVGDRLENLDHALVERLLLRDALGLDPGDKRITYVGGDYPASWLTGEVDAGRAELAILIAPVTVADFVAVNLAREKMPRKSTWFTPKARGGLVVAELPR